A section of the Amblyomma americanum isolate KBUSLIRL-KWMA chromosome 2, ASM5285725v1, whole genome shotgun sequence genome encodes:
- the LOC144118463 gene encoding high-affinity choline transporter 1-like — protein MRVNSAYFIIVSGAVIFFYTALGGFYSVTYTDALQVVTTAVLLWLCVPSCVSNKAVGTVPPPHNDWIGTVASEDVSQLVDFFLMTALGGIPWQVYFQRVLGCQSAVEAKILSFMAAVGCIFLAVPPVIIGIAAKNTNFTAVGYHGSFQLSDEDGSKVLPVTISFLTSGLTSIFGLISIAAAVMSSADSSMLSAATMVTRNVYHCLIRPYATEMEVVIALRTMVCTLGAFATYMALSVRSVFELWTLCSDIAYVLLFPQLLCVFYFKETNAYGSVLAFTMSALFRCLCGEPTLNVPVFVKLPLYDPEAGQRFPFRFLCMALGLCTLILGSSLATTLFRRGWLPERFDVFRVYFVPPELALLMRKQSTVSIEGFPLPGADVDSPEAQPAALEPQQQPAVADQVGKKAQPSASESDQQQPSVADEGGKRPPGTRDRRPSAASRTGDVSERRGSSRRSSQAAPPAGKVATEAGTESRMSRRGSAYSGSRGSASQKAQRRKSVQSGASKSSE, from the exons ATGAGGGTTAACTCTGCGTACTTCATCATCGTCTCCGGGGCGGTCATCTTCTTTTACACCGCACTTGGCGGCTTCTACTCGGTCACGTACACGGACGCCCTCCAGGTGGTCACTACCGCTGTGTTGCTG TGGTTGTGCGTTCCTTCGTGCGTGTCCAACAAGGCGGTCGGCACAGTTCCGCCGCCCCACAACGACTGGATCGGCACCGTCGCCAGCGAAGACGTCAGCCAACTCGTGGACTTCTTCCTCATGACTGCGCTCGGCGGAATCCCGTGGCAG GTCTACTTCCAGCGAGTCCTTGGCTGCCAGTCCGCGGTGGAGGCCAAGATCCTCTCCTTCATGGCTGCCGTGGGCTGCATATTCCTCGCCGTGCCACCGGTCATCATCGGCATCGCCGCCAAAAATACCA ACTTCACGGCCGTGGGCTACCACGGTTCGTTCCAGCTGAGCGACGAGGACGGCTCGAAGGTTCTGCCCGTCACGATCTCCTTCCTCACCTCTGGCCTCACTTCCATCTTCGGCCTGATCAGCATCGCGGCCGCCGTCATGTCGTCCGCAGATTCCTCCATGCTCAGCGCCGCCACCATGGTCACCAGGAACGTCTACCACTGCCTGATCCGGCCCTAC GCCACGGAAATGGAGGTGGTGATCGCTCTGCGCACCATGGTTTGCACCCTGGGCGCCTTCGCCACCTACATGGCGCTCTCGGTGAGGTCCGTGTTCGAACTGTGGACCCTGTGCTCGGACATCGCCTACGTGCTTCTCTTCCCGCAGCTGCTCTGCGTGTTCTACTTCAAGGAGACCAACGCGTACGGCTCGGTCTTGG CGTTCACCATGAGCGCCCTGTTCCGGTGCCTGTGCGGCGAGCCCACGCTGAACGTACCGGTGTTCGTCAAGCTACCCCTGTACGACCCGGAAGCTGGCCAGCGGTTCCCCTTCCGCTTCCTGTGCATGGCGCTCGGGCTGTGCACGCTCATCCTGGGCTCGTCCCTCGCCACCACGCTCTTCCGCCGGGGGTGGCTGCCGGAGCGCTTCGACGTCTTCAGGGTCTACTTCGTGCCACCGGAACTGGCGCTGCTGATGCGCAAGCAGTCGACCGTCTCCATCGAAGGCTTCCCCCTGCCCGGCGCAGATGTGGACTCGCCCGAAGCTCAGCCCGCAGCCTTGGAGCCCCAACAGCAGCCTGCGGTCGCCGACCAGGTGGGGAAGAAAGCTCAGCCTTCAGCCTCGGAGTCCGATCAGCAGCAGCCTTCGGTAGCCGACGAGGGAGGGAAGAGACCTCCTGGCACAAGGGACCGGAGGCCGTCGGCGGCTTCGAGGACGGGCGACGTGTCCGAGAGGCGGGGGTCGTCCCGCAGGTCGTCCCAGGCTGCGCCGCCGGCCGGAAAGGTGGCCACTGAGGCCGGCACCGAGTCGAGGATGTCGCGCAGGGGCTCCGCGTATTCCGGCTCCAGGGGCAGCGCTTCACAGAAAGCTCAGCGCAGGAAGTCGGTCCAGTCAGGCGCCAGCAAATCGTCCGAGTGA